The nucleotide window GACCAGTACGAAAATGCGGGATCCCAGCGGTATCTGTTCTCCCTTGAGCCCCTTGGGATAACCGGAGCCGTCGAAGCGTTCGTGGTGGCTGAGGATGATCTCCGCAGGTGTTTTCAAAAAGTCGATCTCGGAGAGAATGGCGTACCCGATCAGAGGGTGCCTGCGCATTTCGCGCCATTCATCTTCGTCCAGCTTGCCCGGTTTCAGCAGGATATTGTCGGAAATGCCTATTTTTCCGATATCGTGAAGCAGCGCTCCCTTGGCCAACTGCTCGAGCTCAATTCCGGAAATGCCGAGCATGGACCCCATCAGCTTGGAATAGTTCATGACCCGTTCGGAATGGGAGCCGACCTCCTTTTCGCGCGCATCGAGCGCCTTGACCAGGGCGGTCAGGGTGTTGTCATAGGCAAGGTGGAGATCATGCATCGTCTGCCGCAACTGTTCGGTCTGCTCTAATACCTTGAATTCCAGGCCGATCTGATAGTTTTTCTTTTCTATCGACAGGTTGCGCTTGTCGAGCATGTTTCTGACCGTCAAAATGACCCGGGTGATGTTGAACGGCTTGGAGATGTAGTCGTCCGCCCCAAGATGGATGCACTCCATCGCGGTATTCATATCTGACAGGCCGGTGATCATCAGTACGGCAATTTCGGAATCCACCTTCTTGAGGTCCCGGAGAAGTTCCACTCCGCTTCTTCCCGGCATCATGATATCCGAGATGACAAGATCGATATCCTTTTGGCCCAGGATGGAAAAGGCCTCGTCGACGTTTGCTGCCAGATGGCAGATATACCCTTCCTGAAAGAGTGCTGAAGCAAGCAGCTCCCTGATCATCTCTTCATCATCTACTATCAGGATCTGTTCGCGCATGGGCGGCTCCGTGAATTGGGGATCGATGAGTCGATCGTAAGGTGGCGTTCAGACTGAATGTTCGTTGTCGCAGCGGTCCTATCTTTAGCATTCAATTGACCTGTTTTCAAGTAGCTTTAGATGTGTTATACCGCTTCCAGTGCTGACCGGCACATGCGGCTGCAAGCCCTTTCCGCTCATTGATTCGGGAGGCGGTATGATTAGGCATTCGTGCGTCGTTCTGAGCCACAGTATCCTCGGTGCGGTGCTGTTCCATAGAGCCGCTGCTCGAATGCCGGCTGCATCGGCATCAGCAGGGGCATCGGACCGCGGTTGACATATGCTTCCGGAATGGCCGCTGCTCATTCCGTTCCTGGCCCTGACCGCCGGGCTCTGCACGAGCGATGCCTTCGGCATCCTGCTTCCTTTTGCCCCTGTGGCAGCATCATTGTGCTGCTTGGTACTATCCTGCTTTATCCGTTCCCGCCTGGCACTTGCCTCATGCACCTTCGTCTTCTTTTTCGCCTGCGGTTTGCATGCCCTGGTTCCCTACAACACGCCTGAACCGTCATCCGTTGCCATCCGTGAACATGCCTCCCGTTCCCCGGTAGTGGTCGAAGGGGTCATCAGCGATCGCCCGGTTGCAACAGCAACCGCCGGCAGTTTCGTAATGCGTACGGAGCGTGTTTTTCGGGATGGGCTGTCGCTTCCCGCCAGTGGCAACCTGATGGTCCGGATCGTGTCCGGTGAGACGGAACTGATGCGGGGCGACAGGGTCCGCCTGTCAACCGCGATTACGATACCACACCGTCTGGGGTTGCCGGGGGAGTTCGATTATCCCCGTTTCCTGGCTTTTCATGAAATTGCCGCTGTTGGCCGTGTTGCCACGCCTGAAGAAATCGTACTGATCCGTGGAGCTGAAGAGGATTCGCTGCTGCGCCGGATCGATCAGGCATCACGTCGTCTGGGTGATTTCATCCGCAGCTCCGTAACGGACAGCAGCGTTTCATCGATCCTGACCGCGCTGCTGACAGGAGACCAGAGACGGATCCCGCAGCCGTTGGCCGACGCCTACACGCGTGCCGGCGTCAATCATATACTCTCCATTTCGGGCTTTCATATCGGGATCATCGTCCTGTTCATGGTGCAGGTCTTCCTGTGGCTGGCCACCCGCTGGGAGATCCCGCCCCTGTACTGCAACCTGAGGCGTGCCGTGCTGTTGCTGACGCTGCCTGCCATGGTTGCGTACCTTCTGCTGACCGGCTCCGCACCTGCCACGGCCCGGGCGGTGGTCATGCTGGCGGTTTTTGCGCTGGCCCTGCATGTCGAACGGGAGTCGGATCCACTCAATGCATTGCTGATTGCGGCCATGCTGCTGGTAACGGCACATCCCCCCAGTGTGTTCGATATCTCGTTCCAGCTCTCGTTTCTGGCGCTGTGGGGCATCGTCCTTGCCCTTCCTCCGGTCATGGCCCGCCTGGACGGCATCAAGCCGGGCTGGCTGCGGGCCTTGATCCAGTTCGTGGCAGCCTCCTGCGCCGCGTGCGGTGCCACTGCGGTGCCGGTGCTGTTTACCTTCCACCAGGCCTCACTGAACGGTATCGTCTCCAATTTCCTGATCGTTCCGCTTCTGGGGTATGGCGCCGTATTGGGCGGTTTCTGCGCCCTGCCGCTCGTGCCGGTTTGCGCACCCGCTGCGGACCTGCTGTTGTGGCTGGCCGGAAAGCTGGTGCTGCTTTCCAACAGCCTGGTCCTGATGTTCGCCAAATTGCCGCTGCTGCATTTTTACGGCATCACGCGGCTGGACATGGTTCTGTTCCTGGCATGCATGTCCGTGATGAGCTTCCTGCACTCGGTGCGCGTCCGGCTGGTCGCGTGCTCATCTCTGATTTTCATGGCTGTCACGGGCCATATGCTGGCCCCCTCGCCGTACGATGGCCGCCTGCACGTCACCATGCTCAGCGTGGGGCAGGGGGAGGCACTGCTGATCCGTTTCCCCGACGGTGGCACCATGCTGATGGATGGAGGGGGGTATCTGCGCGACGACGGGCCTGACTTCGGAGAGCGTGCCCTGGTTCCGGCCCTCTTCAAGCTGGGGGTGACACGTATCGATCGCATGGTGATGAGCCACAGCCATCCCGATCACATCGGCGGCCTGGCTGCAGTGGTCGGTACGATGCCGGTGGGTGAATTCTGGGAAGCGGTCAGGGGAGGGGCCGGTGCTCAATATGAGCGATTGCGCGAGATCCTGGCCTCCCGGCAGGTGCCGCTGCGGCGTCTGGCTGCCGGCAATGAGGTCACCCTTCCGGGCCATGTTTCGATACAGGTCCTGTCGCCGCCGGCTTCTCTTCCGTCTTATACTCTCCAAGAGCCCGACGACCGGGACCTGAACGAGGATTCACTGGTACTCAGGCTTCGCTACCGCGCCGTCAGCATACTGTTGACCGGCGATGCCGGCTTCGCCGCAGAAGAAGGCATGCTCCGCAGCAATGCCGACCTGGCTGCCACGGTGCTGAAAGTGGGCCATCACGGCAGCCGTTTCTCCACCTCGGAAAGGTTTCTGAATCGGGTAGCCCCGGGCCTGGCACTGATCTCCGCCGGAAGGAACAACACTTTCGGGTTGCCTGCACCGCGAACGACCGAACTGCTTCGGAAGCGCGGTATCCCCACCTACCGCACCGACCGGGACGGCACCATCGAACTGGTCAGCGACGGAGCCGGCTGGCAGGTTGCCACGCCATACCGTCCGGATTGAGCATTCCCCTGGCAATGGAATCGTCGGATCCTTGGGAACCCCGTTTCGGGCGGCTGAGGCTGTGCCGTCTGCAAGGATTCAGATTTGACACCGCCTGTCCAAATGGGGTACAAACACGGGAAAAGACCAATGTTACAGCCTGAACGAGTTTGCCTGATGGATAGAATCCTGGTTGTCGAGGAAGACAGGTTTTTTCGGGAGAGATACGCACAGCTGCTCGAGAGCCATGGCTACGGCTTCGATTGCGCCGCGTGCGGAAGCGATGCCCTGAAAATGCTGTCATGCCACCGCTACGGTCTCGTGATCATGGAGCTGGCCATGCCGGATTACAGCGGGCTGGAATTCCTCTCCATCGTCAAGGGAAGCGACCCTTCCACTGACGTCATCATAGTTACCGGCAACGCCAATCTCGAATCGGCCATTTTTGCCCTCAAGCACGGCGCCCGTGACTACCTGATCAAGCCGGTCAACAGCGACGAGTTCCTCCATTCCGTGGCGCTCTGCATGGAGCAGCGCCGTATACTGGATGAAAACGAAGAACTCAAGAGCATGCTGCACCTGTTTCAGACCAGCCAGACCATTGCCGGATGCCTGGAGATCGAACGGGTGTACCATCTCGTGTTGGAAGCGATTGCCCGGGAAATCGGCGTCTGCCGCGGTTTCGGGCTCTTTCTGGGACGGCACGGCCTCGAATTGATCGAGTCGAAAGGCATTTCGGAAACGGTTGCCGAGCATTTCCGGGATATTATTGTTCCCACTATCTCCAAGTGCCCTGCCGAGAATCATGTCCTGACCCGGTTGCGCTTCGATGAACCGCCCGAACTGCGACTGGCTGAAACCGGCATCGAGGAGGCCTACCTGATTTTCCTGTGCAGCAAGGAGGTGCTGCACGGGATCATAGTCGTGTTCAACGATCCCGCTACCCCTTTGCCAGGCGTGGCGGGGAAGAAAAAGAACATCCTGTTTCTGCAGGAACAATCCCTGCGCGCCTTCGAAAACGCCAGCAGCTATTCACTGGCCAAGGACATGCTGTTTATCGACGATCTCAGCGGACTGTTCAACCAGCGCTATTTCGAAGTGGCCCTGGACCGCGAGCTGAAGAGGATCGAGCGATACAAGTCGCAGCTTGCCGTGCTCTTTCTGGATGTCGATTGCTTCAAGCTGGTCAACGATACCCACGGTCATCCGGTCGGAAGCCGCATTCTGAAGGAGATGGGGGCCCTTTTGAAGAGATCGGTCCGCGACGTGGATGTGGTCATCCGCTATGGGGGAGATGAATTCACCATCATCCTGGTGGAGACCTCCCCGGAAGCCGCCGGTATCGTGGCCGAACGCATCCGCAGCCTGATCGCCTCCCATGAGTTCACGGTGGATGGGGAGCGACGGATTCGGCTGACCTGCAGCATCGGCTACTCCTGTTGCCCCGACGATACCACCAGCAAGCAGGACCTGCTGAGGATGGCCGACGATGCCATGTATGTCGGCAAGAAGATCGGCAAAAACTGCGTTACCCGCTATACCGGAACCCCCTGACATACTGATCCCACCGTTGCGAGGAGCATATGGCCATAACGGCAATCAAAGGTTTTAACGACATTCTGCCGGAAAATACCGGCAGATGGCAGTATATCGAGCAGGCAGCACGCCGGGTTTTCGAGTTGAACGGCTTTTCGGAGATCCGCGTTCCGATCATGGAAAAGACCGAGCTGTTCTGCCGTTCGATCGGTGATGCGACCGACATCGTCGAGAAGGAGATGTACACCTTTACCGACAAAGGGGACAACAGCGTCACCCTTCGCCCGGAAGGCACGGCCGGGGTGATGCGGGCACTGATCGAGCACAAGCTCTACGCCCAGGACCCGGTGACGAAGCTGTATTACCTGGGGCCGATGTTCCGCTACGAGCGCCCGCAGAAGGGGCGCTATCGCCAGTTCCACCAGATCGGGGCCGAAGTGACCGGTGTCAACGACCCGCTGGTGGATGCCCAGGTTCTGAACATGCTGTGCGCATTTTTCAGTGAAATCGGATTGCACGAGCCCACGCTGCAGATCAACTCGCTCGGGTGCCCCGAGTGCCGTCCCGCCTATCGCGCCGCGCTGCTGGCCTTCCTCGAGGGGCGTCTGGACCAGCTCTGCGCCGATTGCCGGAGACGTTTCGTCACCAATCCGCTCCGTACCCTGGACTGCAAGGTGCCGGGCTGCGCCGAGGCGACCCAGGGGGCGCCCGCGATGCTCGATCATCTGTGCGGCAATTGCGGCGATCACTTCGGAAGCGTGCGGCATTACCTCGATTCCACCGGCACCCGTTACAGCATCAACCCCCGTATGGTGCGGGGGCTCGACTACTATACCCGCACCACCTTCGAGCTCGTGACCTCCCAGCTCGGTTCGCAATCGGCCGTGGCTGCCGGCGGGCGTTATGACGGCCTGATCTCGCAATTGGGCGGGCCGGCTATCCCCGGTATCGGCTTTGCGATCGGTATCGAGCGCGTGGCGCTGCTTTTGGGGGAGAGGGATTTTTCGCGCCGCCCCGACCTGTTTATCGCCACCATGGGGAGTGGAGAGCGGTTCGCTGCATTCGGGTTGATGACAGGCCTGCAGAAGCTGGGAGTCCGGGTGGAGATGGATTACGAAGGCAAGAGCCTCAAGAGCCAGATGCGGCGGGCGGACAAGCTCGGGGCGCGTTACAGTGTCGTGCTGGGTGAGAATGAGATTGCTTCCGGCAAGGCCTCCTTCAAGCTGATGGAGACCGGGGAACAATTTGAGGCTGCCCTGACGGCCGAGGCGGTCAGGCAGATCATACGTTAGCCCGCCTTGGGCCTGCTGGTTCGTAAAAAACGGGCTGCTTCCGACGGAGGCAGCCCGTTTTTCTGTTTTGGTTTCAACTACGGAGAAAAGAGAAAGCCAAGTACGTTCCCTACGCGATTCCCTTCAACTCTTCGATCAATCCTGCCAGGAAATCATAGCCCTTCTGCCAGAAGCCCCCTTCCGTGATGTCGATGCCGGCGATCCGGGCCGTATCGGCAGGGGAGAGCGATCCTCCGGACTCCAGCAGGCGCCGGTAACCGGGCTTGAAGGCGTCTCCTTCTTCGCGGTACTTCTGGTACAGCGCCAGAACCAGCAGCTCAGCAAAGGTGTAGGAGTAACAGTAGAAACGGCTGTGAATGAAATGGCTGATGTAGCTCCAGCCCC belongs to Geobacter sp. SVR and includes:
- a CDS encoding HD-GYP domain-containing protein gives rise to the protein MREQILIVDDEEMIRELLASALFQEGYICHLAANVDEAFSILGQKDIDLVISDIMMPGRSGVELLRDLKKVDSEIAVLMITGLSDMNTAMECIHLGADDYISKPFNITRVILTVRNMLDKRNLSIEKKNYQIGLEFKVLEQTEQLRQTMHDLHLAYDNTLTALVKALDAREKEVGSHSERVMNYSKLMGSMLGISGIELEQLAKGALLHDIGKIGISDNILLKPGKLDEDEWREMRRHPLIGYAILSEIDFLKTPAEIILSHHERFDGSGYPKGLKGEQIPLGSRIFVLVDTLDAMTSDRPYRQALPFDAVISEVRKFSGSQFDPAIAELFLSVPRSRWEECAGKKFD
- a CDS encoding DNA internalization-related competence protein ComEC/Rec2; the protein is MLPEWPLLIPFLALTAGLCTSDAFGILLPFAPVAASLCCLVLSCFIRSRLALASCTFVFFFACGLHALVPYNTPEPSSVAIREHASRSPVVVEGVISDRPVATATAGSFVMRTERVFRDGLSLPASGNLMVRIVSGETELMRGDRVRLSTAITIPHRLGLPGEFDYPRFLAFHEIAAVGRVATPEEIVLIRGAEEDSLLRRIDQASRRLGDFIRSSVTDSSVSSILTALLTGDQRRIPQPLADAYTRAGVNHILSISGFHIGIIVLFMVQVFLWLATRWEIPPLYCNLRRAVLLLTLPAMVAYLLLTGSAPATARAVVMLAVFALALHVERESDPLNALLIAAMLLVTAHPPSVFDISFQLSFLALWGIVLALPPVMARLDGIKPGWLRALIQFVAASCAACGATAVPVLFTFHQASLNGIVSNFLIVPLLGYGAVLGGFCALPLVPVCAPAADLLLWLAGKLVLLSNSLVLMFAKLPLLHFYGITRLDMVLFLACMSVMSFLHSVRVRLVACSSLIFMAVTGHMLAPSPYDGRLHVTMLSVGQGEALLIRFPDGGTMLMDGGGYLRDDGPDFGERALVPALFKLGVTRIDRMVMSHSHPDHIGGLAAVVGTMPVGEFWEAVRGGAGAQYERLREILASRQVPLRRLAAGNEVTLPGHVSIQVLSPPASLPSYTLQEPDDRDLNEDSLVLRLRYRAVSILLTGDAGFAAEEGMLRSNADLAATVLKVGHHGSRFSTSERFLNRVAPGLALISAGRNNTFGLPAPRTTELLRKRGIPTYRTDRDGTIELVSDGAGWQVATPYRPD
- a CDS encoding diguanylate cyclase, which encodes MDRILVVEEDRFFRERYAQLLESHGYGFDCAACGSDALKMLSCHRYGLVIMELAMPDYSGLEFLSIVKGSDPSTDVIIVTGNANLESAIFALKHGARDYLIKPVNSDEFLHSVALCMEQRRILDENEELKSMLHLFQTSQTIAGCLEIERVYHLVLEAIAREIGVCRGFGLFLGRHGLELIESKGISETVAEHFRDIIVPTISKCPAENHVLTRLRFDEPPELRLAETGIEEAYLIFLCSKEVLHGIIVVFNDPATPLPGVAGKKKNILFLQEQSLRAFENASSYSLAKDMLFIDDLSGLFNQRYFEVALDRELKRIERYKSQLAVLFLDVDCFKLVNDTHGHPVGSRILKEMGALLKRSVRDVDVVIRYGGDEFTIILVETSPEAAGIVAERIRSLIASHEFTVDGERRIRLTCSIGYSCCPDDTTSKQDLLRMADDAMYVGKKIGKNCVTRYTGTP
- the hisS gene encoding histidine--tRNA ligase is translated as MAITAIKGFNDILPENTGRWQYIEQAARRVFELNGFSEIRVPIMEKTELFCRSIGDATDIVEKEMYTFTDKGDNSVTLRPEGTAGVMRALIEHKLYAQDPVTKLYYLGPMFRYERPQKGRYRQFHQIGAEVTGVNDPLVDAQVLNMLCAFFSEIGLHEPTLQINSLGCPECRPAYRAALLAFLEGRLDQLCADCRRRFVTNPLRTLDCKVPGCAEATQGAPAMLDHLCGNCGDHFGSVRHYLDSTGTRYSINPRMVRGLDYYTRTTFELVTSQLGSQSAVAAGGRYDGLISQLGGPAIPGIGFAIGIERVALLLGERDFSRRPDLFIATMGSGERFAAFGLMTGLQKLGVRVEMDYEGKSLKSQMRRADKLGARYSVVLGENEIASGKASFKLMETGEQFEAALTAEAVRQIIR